A stretch of the Candidatus Saccharimonadales bacterium genome encodes the following:
- a CDS encoding pitrilysin family protein — MKHTVSELILHNGMRGLIIHIPDAQVMTYELNFRAGEYLVDEQIWEVPHLMEHILLGANTRYPRARDFQAEIEKNGAYSNASTSVYDITYEAECADFEWERVLELLILSITEPLFLKEEFQAEFGNVREELTARANNHFRHLSLALRQSYGFLAKTDQERLRLMKNVKLKNIKAHYESTHTSSNMRFVIGGNITPKRREAIEQHFGSIGLPKGDSRIDLPDERPQRLERPLYIHNATVKNMYFYIDTFMRRRLTEPEQDALNLSNTILTETLHSKILGTARERGLVYGMSSGIGQAKLNSNWWFGAQVSPKNATALFDIVVSELEKIFAGDLDKTDIEAAQQYSLGRFQRGAQTVSGTTNGYSGRYFFDEEIDDYYQVPKRIKAVTKEAIVDVARELFKEDVRGFGVLGNCGEDYATGLQEHIDHLWSFR; from the coding sequence ATGAAACACACCGTTTCCGAACTGATTTTGCACAATGGGATGCGTGGATTGATTATACATATTCCAGATGCCCAAGTAATGACGTACGAGCTCAATTTTCGGGCCGGTGAATATCTGGTCGACGAGCAAATCTGGGAAGTGCCGCATTTGATGGAGCATATTTTGCTCGGTGCGAATACACGGTACCCACGGGCTCGGGATTTTCAAGCTGAAATCGAAAAAAACGGTGCCTACAGCAATGCATCGACCAGCGTCTATGACATTACCTACGAAGCCGAATGTGCCGATTTTGAGTGGGAACGGGTACTTGAGCTGCTTATCCTATCAATTACCGAGCCGCTGTTCCTCAAAGAAGAATTTCAGGCTGAATTCGGCAATGTCCGCGAAGAGCTGACCGCTCGTGCCAACAATCATTTCCGTCACCTCAGCCTCGCTCTGCGGCAGAGTTATGGCTTTCTGGCCAAAACCGACCAGGAACGCCTTCGACTTATGAAAAACGTCAAACTGAAAAATATTAAGGCACACTACGAATCTACGCACACCAGCTCGAATATGCGCTTTGTCATCGGCGGCAACATCACACCCAAGCGCCGCGAGGCTATCGAGCAACACTTTGGAAGTATTGGACTGCCAAAAGGGGACAGCCGGATCGATCTGCCCGATGAACGGCCACAGCGTCTGGAGCGGCCACTCTACATTCATAATGCGACGGTCAAAAATATGTATTTCTACATTGATACCTTTATGCGCAGGCGACTAACTGAACCAGAACAAGATGCCCTCAATCTGTCGAATACCATCCTGACCGAAACACTCCATTCAAAAATACTTGGTACGGCCCGTGAGCGAGGGTTGGTATACGGTATGAGTTCCGGCATTGGACAGGCCAAGCTGAACAGTAACTGGTGGTTTGGGGCGCAAGTATCACCGAAGAATGCAACCGCCTTGTTCGATATTGTCGTCAGTGAACTGGAAAAAATCTTTGCTGGCGACCTTGATAAGACTGATATCGAAGCGGCTCAACAGTACTCGCTGGGACGATTCCAGCGCGGCGCCCAGACCGTCAGCGGCACGACTAATGGCTATAGCGGCCGCTATTTCTTTGACGAGGAAATCGATGATTATTATCAGGTGCCGAAGCGAATCAAAGCCGTTACCAAAGAGGCGATTGTCGATGTTGCCCGCGAGCTGTTCAAAGAAGACGTGCGCGGATTCGGCGTGCTCGGCAACTGCGGCGAAGACTATGCCACCGGGCTGCAGGAACACATAGATCATCTTTGGTCTTTCCGCTAA
- the prfB gene encoding peptide chain release factor 2: MQDLHNQAQELSRDITASAERMHITELAARRTELQLASEQADFWSDNDRAQSTMKEISKLEVRVTPWLTLQQGAADLLEMIELGDETLAADLQQQLDELRTAYADLKEELKLAGPYDDYDAILSIHAGAGGTDAQDWAAMLLRMYVRYGEKNKWSIQTIDESSGDEAGIKSVTLELSGAFAFGKLKSENGVHRLVRLSPFNAESRETSFAKVEIMPKIDTPDDVDIDEKDLRIDVYRSGGKGGQSVNTTDSAVRITHQPTGIVVAIQNERSQLQNRETAMTILRSRLAQLQMEQHAADIRELKGPNEQAAWGNQIRSYVLHPYKQVKDLRSRYETSDIDGVLAGDLDALVNAYLEHTLSS, translated from the coding sequence ATGCAAGACCTACACAATCAGGCCCAAGAACTCTCACGGGATATTACTGCCTCCGCTGAACGTATGCACATAACAGAGCTGGCAGCGCGGCGCACGGAGCTGCAACTGGCGAGCGAACAAGCTGACTTCTGGTCTGACAACGACCGGGCGCAGTCCACTATGAAAGAAATTTCCAAGCTGGAAGTCCGCGTCACGCCTTGGCTGACATTACAGCAGGGTGCGGCTGATCTGCTGGAAATGATCGAACTCGGCGACGAAACCCTGGCTGCCGACTTGCAGCAGCAACTCGATGAATTACGCACAGCCTACGCGGATTTGAAGGAAGAACTCAAACTGGCCGGACCATACGACGATTATGATGCGATTCTCAGCATTCATGCCGGCGCCGGTGGCACTGACGCCCAAGATTGGGCCGCTATGCTGTTGCGCATGTATGTCCGTTACGGCGAGAAAAACAAATGGAGTATCCAGACAATTGATGAATCAAGCGGTGACGAAGCCGGTATCAAAAGTGTGACACTCGAGCTGAGCGGCGCGTTTGCATTCGGCAAACTAAAGAGCGAGAACGGCGTCCATCGTCTGGTGCGCCTCAGCCCATTTAATGCTGAATCCCGCGAGACGAGCTTTGCCAAAGTCGAAATAATGCCCAAGATCGACACGCCGGACGATGTCGACATCGACGAAAAAGACCTGCGGATTGATGTCTACCGCAGTGGCGGCAAGGGCGGTCAGTCGGTCAATACAACAGATAGCGCCGTTCGTATTACGCACCAGCCGACGGGTATTGTCGTGGCAATCCAAAACGAACGCAGCCAATTACAAAACCGGGAGACGGCTATGACAATCCTGCGCTCGCGGCTTGCCCAGCTACAGATGGAACAACACGCTGCCGATATCCGCGAACTCAAAGGTCCGAATGAGCAAGCTGCCTGGGGCAATCAAATCCGTTCCTATGTGCTGCACCCTTACAAACAAGTCAAAGATCTGCGCTCGCGCTACGAAACCAGCGACATCGACGGCGTGCTGGCCGGAGACCTCGATGCTCTCGTCAATGCCTACCTCGAGCACACGCTCAGTTCGTAG
- the ftsE gene encoding cell division ATP-binding protein FtsE, whose protein sequence is MILLDRVTKTYGKGTVPSLDRISLHVEPKEFVIVVGQSGAGKTTLLRLLTREERPSSGKIIIGGVDYDKLRDRDIPLLRRKIGVVFQDFKLLPNKTVFENVAFALEIVGMGKREIQHTVPRVLDIVNLKGKEKNMPLELSGGERQRVAIARAIVRQPKILIADEPTGNLDPKHAWDVIKILEKVNHYGTTVLLTTHNMEIVNRLKRRVVTMEHGRIASDRASSGSSVSGNRQPNQAQARSQQTQPQSQQASDRQSAARTSGQQGQQTQQSGQPSKSQDVNRLSSERFRR, encoded by the coding sequence ATGATTTTGCTTGATCGGGTAACCAAGACATATGGGAAGGGTACAGTGCCGTCGCTCGACCGCATTAGCCTTCATGTTGAACCAAAAGAGTTTGTTATCGTCGTCGGCCAGAGCGGTGCCGGCAAAACAACACTACTCCGGCTGCTTACCCGCGAGGAGCGACCCTCTAGCGGTAAGATTATCATCGGCGGCGTTGATTATGACAAATTGCGCGACCGCGACATACCGCTGCTGCGCCGCAAGATCGGGGTGGTTTTCCAGGATTTCAAGCTGCTCCCTAACAAAACCGTTTTCGAAAACGTCGCTTTCGCGCTCGAAATCGTCGGTATGGGCAAGCGTGAAATCCAACACACCGTGCCGCGCGTGCTCGACATCGTCAATCTTAAGGGCAAGGAAAAGAACATGCCGCTCGAACTATCCGGTGGTGAACGCCAGCGGGTAGCCATCGCCCGTGCTATCGTCCGTCAACCTAAGATATTGATTGCTGACGAACCGACTGGCAACCTCGACCCCAAGCACGCCTGGGATGTCATCAAAATCCTGGAAAAGGTCAATCATTATGGAACGACTGTGCTGTTGACGACGCACAATATGGAGATCGTCAACCGTCTGAAGCGCCGCGTCGTCACCATGGAACATGGCCGGATCGCCAGTGACCGGGCTAGCAGCGGCTCGTCGGTTTCCGGTAATCGTCAACCGAACCAGGCACAGGCGCGCTCGCAGCAGACCCAGCCGCAGTCTCAGCAGGCAAGCGACCGGCAATCCGCTGCCCGGACGTCAGGTCAGCAAGGACAACAGACTCAGCAATCAGGGCAGCCGTCCAAATCCCAGGATGTGAACCGCTTATCGAGTGAGCGTTTTCGCCGATGA